The genomic window ATCCCGCCAGGATGGCGATTCATGCCATGGGCGCGACGGAACTGCGGGAGAATTTCACGCTCTACATCGGCGCCGGCGCAGTCACGGCCGGCGGCATCATCAGCTTGTTCCAGTCGCTCCCTTTGATTGTCCGATCGCTGGTGTCCGGCATTCGAGACATGAGCGCCACGCGCCGCGGCAATGGGGGCGGGGCGGTTCGCCGCACCGACCGGGATATGCCCATGTGGCTCGTGGGAGTCGGCTCCTTGGCGTTGGTCGGCGCTATCTGGTCCACCACGCCGATGCACGAGCACTTTGCCTGGATTCCCAAGCTGGAAATGAATCCGTTGGGCGCGGTGCTGATCGTGCTCTTTGGGTTTCTGTTCGTCACGGTTTCGTCGCGGCTGACGGGCGAAATCGGGTCGTCGTCGAACCCGATTTCAGGCATGACGGTAGCGACGCTTCTGCTAACGTGCCTGGTTTTCTTGGCAATGGGTTGGACGACAACCGAGGATCGTTTGGCGGCGCTTTCCGTGGCAGCAGTCGTTTGTGTTGCAGCCTCGAATGGCGGAACGACCTCGCAGGACTTGAAGACTGGGTACCTCGTCGGCTCGACGCCGCGTTTGCAACAGTGGGCCATCGTAATTGGAACTTTAACCTCGGCCCTAGTCATCGGCGTGATCTTGATCGCGCTCAACAGCGCTAGCACCATCTATAGCAAGCGGAATCTGCCCGTACCGGCACAACCCTTGGACGTCAGCAAGTTGACCGACCAGGGACGCGCACCAGACGACGGCACTGTCTATCACATTTGGCGGCCGACGGAAGGAAACGCCGAGCGCGTTCCGCCGGGAAAGTATCTCGTGGACGATGGCGGGCGGATTCGCTATCTCGTCGATCCGGGGATCAACGGCCGGCTGAAGCAACGAGACGACGGCACGGAGGTTCTGAAATATGATGCGCCCAAGGCCAAACTCATGGCGCTCGTCACCGACGGAATTCTCAATCAGAAGCTGCCCTGGACGCTGGTGCTGTTAGGGGTTTCGATTTCCGTGGTCCTGGAACTGTGTGGCGTCCCCTCGCTCCCGTTTGCCGTTGGCGTGTACCTGCCGATTTCGACGTCCACTCCGATCTTTCTCGGCGGCTTGATTCGTTTTGTGGCCGACAAGTTCGGCAAGAGCGCACGCGCCCAAGGACGCACGGAATCAGAGTCGGACATGAGCCCTGGCGTGCTGTTCTCCACCGGGTTCATCGCGGGGGGATCCGTTGGTGGAGTATTGATCGCGTTTTTCTCATTCAGCGATGCGATTCCCAATTGGCTCGGCCAATGGCAATATCGGCAAGTAGCCGTCAGCGAAGCCCCTTCGTTCCAAGCCCAAATGGATCAAGTGGCGGCGCACGAGTTGGGCTTGACCATGCCGACCGAGATCAAGACGGACGAGGACAAGCAGTATCTCAAGGCGATCCAGGGTCTGACGTACGAGATCATCGAACTGAATCGCGATCAACTGGCGCGGCTCGCGCCCGTGGCGGCCGGCATCGTGCTCAAGCTCCCGTCAGATGAAACCTACCGCGTCCCGCGGAATGAGACGCTTGGCGCCATTTCCAAGGAATTGTTCAAAACGGAAGACAAGGCCCAACAATTGCTGGAGTTTAACGAGAGTGTCATACCACTTCCCGATCGATTACCCCCCGACACTCGGCTGAAGCTGCCACAGCACACCTGGCCATCGCTGGCGGCGTTCGGAGTTCTGGCACTATTGCTGCTTGCCGTTGGCCTCGGTTGGCTGTTTTCCGGCGGCCCTTCCGCGACAACCACGCCGAAGCGTCCAGCCGCCCCGCCGGGACAGGACAGCGGCGGCGCGGCCATCCGCAAGCCGCCAGACAAGAGATGACGATCGAGAATCACTTCCTCGGAGAGCGACAATCATGCCGAAGCAGTTTTCCCAATGCCGTGCCATCCGCGCGTTGCGTCTATTCCCGATCCTTTCGCTGGTTTTGTTGCCCATGTTGACCAACTCTTCAATTGGCGACGAAGGCATGTGGCTATTCAATAACCCGCCGACCAAGCTGCTCAAGCAGAAGTATGGTTTCGAGCCGTCGGCACAATGGCTGGAGCACCTGCAACGGGCGGCCGTCCGGTTCAATGACGGCGGGAGCGGATCGTTCATCTCCGCCGACGGCCTCGTGCTCACGAACCATCACGTCGGCCGCGGGGCGCTGCAAAAACTGAGCACGCCCGAGCACGATTACACGAACGAGGGCTTCCACGCCAAGACGCGGGCCGACGAGTTGCGGGCCGTCGATAGCGAACTCAATGTGCTGCAAAGCATCGAGGACGTCACCGACAGGGTCAACGCGGCGGTGAAGCCCGGCATGACCTCGGCTCAGGCCCATGAAGCCATTCGGGCAGTCACCAACACGATCGAGAAGGAATCGCACGACGCCACCGGCCTGCGCAGCGACGTGGTCACTCTCTATCACGGCGCGGTTTATCATCTCTATCGCTACAAGCGCTACACCGACGTGCGGATCGTTTTCTCGCCCGAGGAGGCAATCGCCTTCTTCGGCGGCGATCCCGACAACTTCGAATACCCGCGCTACGATCTCGATTTCTGTCTGTTTCGAGTCTACGAAGACGGCAAGCCAGCCAAGATTGAGCATTATCTCAAGTGGAACCCACAGGGAATTCACGACGATGAGCTGGTCTTCGTCGCCGGCCATCCTGGGCACACCGATCGGATGGACACGGTCGATCACCTCGAATTCATTCGCGATATGAATCTTCCGCGGCGCCTTGATCAACTCTACCGGCGAGAGGTCGTCTTGGGAGCATTCGGCGCGCGGAGTCAAGAGAATGCTCGGCGGGCGCAGAACGAACTCTTGGGCGCGCAAAATTCTCGCAAGGCCCTCGGCGGTCAGCTTGCCGGCTTACAAGACCCGGCCACGATGGCCCGCAAACGCGAGGAAGAGAAGTCGCTCCGCGAGAAGCTGGCGGAACGCGAGCGGTCGGGCGACGCGGCAAAACCGAAATCCGACTTGGCCGCCTGGGACGATGTCGCCGCGGCCCTGTCGGCTTGGCGCAAGATTTACACCGACCTGGATATGCTCGAGGCCGAGCAAGGCTTCAATAGCCGGCTGTTTCGGCTCGCCCGCACGCTCGTGCGGCTGCCGGCCGAAGACGCCAAGTCGAACTCCGAGCGGTTTCCCGAGTTCGCCGAATCGAGCCGGCCATCGCTCGAGCAGCGACTTTATTCCACCGCTCCGATCTACGACAATCTGGAAACGCTCAATCTAGCCGACTCGCTCTCGTCGCTCGTGACCAAGCTGGGGGCCGACAACGACGTGGTCGTGAAAGTGCTTGCCGGCAAATCGCCGCGCGATCGGGCCGCCGAATTGATTCACGGCACGAAGCTCAAAGACGTGGCCGAACGGAAGCGGCTGGCGGCCGGCGGCACGAAGGCGATCGAACAATCGACCGATCCAATGATCGAGCTGGCCCGGCTGGTCGATCCGCCGTCGCGAGCGCTGCGTAAGAAGTACGAGGAAGAGGTGCAAGAGCCTCTGCGGCAGGCCTACTCGAAGATCGCCGCCGCGCGGTTCGCCATCACGGGGACCGACACGTACCCGGATGCCACCTTCACGCTCCGGCTGGCCTTCGGCGTCGTCAGAGGCTTCACCGACGAAGGGCAGACGATCCCCCCCTGGACCACGATGGCCGGCGCGTTCGAGCGCGCGGCAGAGCATAAGAACCAGGAGCCGTTCCGCCTGCCCGAAAGCTGGCTCAAACACAAGGATCGGATCGACCTGAAAACGCCGATGGATTTCATCTGCACGGCCGACATCATCGGCGGCAACTCGGGGAGCCCCGTGGTCAATCGCCGCGGCGAATTGGTCGGCCTCATCTTCGACGGCAACATCCAATCGCTGGTGCTCGACTTCGTCTATACCGACGAGAAAGCCCGGGCCGTGGCAGTCGACGCCCGGGCAATCGTCGAGGCGCTACGCAAGATCTACGACGCCGGCGAGATCGCGGACGAGATTGCCGGGAAGACGAGAGTGGCCGAGAAGCCGGCGCGATGAAAGTGCGCCGAACTGCCGACGCTGGCAGCGTCGCGCACGTAGCCGACGCCGCTAGCGTTGGGACCGCAAGTTCCAAGTCCTCTATGGCTCAATTGCAACAGGTTGTCGGTGTGCTATATGACGCCGGTTGAATATAGGTCGTCGGAGTCAGGGCGCGATAGGTGGTGGTGGCGGGAGCCGCGGCCACCGGCTGGCAGGTGCAGGACTGCGGCTGATAAACGGGCGCCGCCGGATAGACCGGGCCCGGAGCATAGGCCGGATACGCGGGGGGCGCGTACGTTGTGCCATAGCCGTTGGTCGGGGTCGAACTACAACCGCTGGCAAATCCAGCCAAACCGACAAGCAGGATGATCCATTTCATAGCCAAATTCCTTGTGAGAAGCGATGAGCGGGATCCGGCCCATGCGCGCGATCGCGCGGTGGACGGGCGAGGCCGTTTGGGGCCGAAAAGGTAGGTCGGATCGTTAGTCGGGTCAAGAGCAGTCGAACGAAAATCGAGGATAAACCGCCAAGGCGCCAAGGACGCCAAGATAGGCAGCGAGCGGTTCGCAATCATTTCACCCGGCTGTTAAGATAGTGGCGAGGCGAACAGGATTTTTCTCTACCAACGAGGTTTTCGACATGATCCGAATCTCGCCAACGATCCGCCATGTCGTGTTGACAGTCGTTGCCGCGTGGCTGCTGACTTCGGGATTCACCCCGTGCGTGCTAGCGGCCGAGCCGACCGCCGCCCCACACCGGCTGCTTTATGTCGCCGAGCCGGGAATCCGAGATTACCTGCAATATGGCGGAGCCGGGATTCTGGTTTTCGATATCGACCATGACCATACCTTCGTTAAACGGATCGAGACGGCGGCAAGTCGGGTGGCGAAGCCGGAAAACATCAAAGGGGTTTGCGCGAGCGCCGCGACGCGGCGGCTCTACTACACAACGCTCACGCGGCTCTATTGCCTCGACCTCGCGACGGAGAAGGGTGTGTGGGATAAGGAGCTTCCCGGCGGCTGCGATCGCTTGGCGATCACGCCCGATGGCAAGCGGCTATTCGTTCCGTCGCTGGAAGGCCCGCACTGGAACGTCGTCGATGGCGAGAGCGGAGCGATCATCGCGAAGATCGAAACCAAGAGCGGCTCGCACAACACGGTTTGCAGCCCCGATGGCACGCGCGTGTATTGTGCCGGCCTGCACTCTCCGGTCTTGACGGTGGTCGACACGGCGACGAACGAGGTCGCGAGCAAAGTCGGGCCGTTCAGCGCCGAGATTCGCCCGTTTACCGTCAACGCCGAGAAGACCCGCTGCTATGTCACGGTGAACCGGCTGACGGGATTCGAGATCGGCGATCTTACCACCGGCAAGTTTCTCGAGCGCGTTGAGGTGAAAGACATCAAGACGGGCCAGCCCCTGCGCCATGGCACCCCGAGCCACGGGATCGGCATGACTCCCAATGAGCGCGAGATCTGGGTTTGCGATTCGGTGGGCCACGCGCTGCACATCTTCGACATGATCGAAGTGCCTCCGCGCGAAGTCGCTAGCGTGAGCGTTCGCGATGAGCCGGGCTGGGTCACATTCAGCCTCGACGGCCATTTCGCGTATCCTTCGACCGGCGACGTGATCGACACGGCCAGCCGCAAGGTCGTCGCTCAACTGCAAGACGAAACAGGGCGCCCTGTTCAAAGCGAAAAGCTGCTGGAGATCGACTTCCGCGACGCACAGGTCCTAAAGGTCGGCGATCAATTCGGGATCGGCCGCGGGGCCACGCGGTAATGCCGGCTGGTTCAGGATGGAGCACTCTCGATGCGCTTAGAACGCCTAACAAATCCGGCGGGGACTGTCCCCCTTTTGCGAAGTCCGCGGAGCAAAATGGGGACTGTCCCCTTCTCCCAGCCCGGTTTGTTAGGCGTTCTCATTTCGTCGGCGAATAGTCGGTCGGCGAAAGCAGGACGGACTTCACGCCGTCCGGGGCGGTCAATGAGCCACGGCCGGCCTTTTCGGATGCCGCTTTGGCGGCTTGCCATTCTGGGTCAGCCCCGAAGACTTTGAAGCTGTCGTCGCGCGCCTGCTTCGATTTATGGGCGAGCAAGTAGACGAGAGTGTCGCCGGCGCCCTTCTGATCGGCGTCGAGCGACCAATAGCCGAGGTTGGTCATGCCGTGCTTGGCGAAGAGCGCGATCGTGTGGTCGCGGAATCGGGCGTGCAGAAGTTCAAGATTGCCCGGCGAGGCCGTGTAGGTGCGCAGCTCGAACACGCGCGGCTCGCCGTCGGTGGCCGGCTTGATCTCGGGACTGAAATCGGTCGCGTGCAAAAAGGTCGATTCGACGTGGGTCACGAGCTTGCCGTCCTTTTCCGAGGCAGCCTGAGCGGCTTTCCAATCGGGATCGGCCATAAACTCCTTCCACGATTTGGCCCGCGCATCGCGGCTCGGATACGCCAGGATGTAGTAGAGCTTGTGCTCCGTGTTCTCCAGCGGCACCCAATACCCGATGTTCGTCATGCCATGCTTCTCGAACAGTTTGCAAGTGTGATCGCGAAACCTCGCATGCAGCGCATCGAGCTTGCCGTCGGCCGCGGTATAAACCCGCAGTTCGAAGCAGCGTGTGTCCTTCGGCGAGTCAGTGGCGAAAAGGGTCGCGCTGGCGGTTATAGCGAGATCGATCGCGGCGAGAAAGGGGCTGGAGGTCATGGGAATTTCGCCTCGTAGTATTTGACGGGAGATGAGATAGCGGAATTCGCAAGAATTCCGACGGTGAAACCTTGATTGGAGCTTCTGAATTCTTGCGAATTCAGCTAGGGCTTGTCAAATCACGCCCGACCGAATCGCACAAGACGCCGCTCAAATCATGTAATACAACGCGTCCGAATTCGGCTCGATTTTGTTGCGCAGCGCGCAGGCTGGGCAGGTATGGTCGCCGAGCAGCTCGTAGCCATGGCGCACGGCGTCGATCGTCGAGGAGCCGGGGGAGGCTGTGTCTTGGTAGAAAATTCGATCTGCTGGCAGCAGATCGTA from Pirellulales bacterium includes these protein-coding regions:
- a CDS encoding S46 family peptidase, which translates into the protein MPKQFSQCRAIRALRLFPILSLVLLPMLTNSSIGDEGMWLFNNPPTKLLKQKYGFEPSAQWLEHLQRAAVRFNDGGSGSFISADGLVLTNHHVGRGALQKLSTPEHDYTNEGFHAKTRADELRAVDSELNVLQSIEDVTDRVNAAVKPGMTSAQAHEAIRAVTNTIEKESHDATGLRSDVVTLYHGAVYHLYRYKRYTDVRIVFSPEEAIAFFGGDPDNFEYPRYDLDFCLFRVYEDGKPAKIEHYLKWNPQGIHDDELVFVAGHPGHTDRMDTVDHLEFIRDMNLPRRLDQLYRREVVLGAFGARSQENARRAQNELLGAQNSRKALGGQLAGLQDPATMARKREEEKSLREKLAERERSGDAAKPKSDLAAWDDVAAALSAWRKIYTDLDMLEAEQGFNSRLFRLARTLVRLPAEDAKSNSERFPEFAESSRPSLEQRLYSTAPIYDNLETLNLADSLSSLVTKLGADNDVVVKVLAGKSPRDRAAELIHGTKLKDVAERKRLAAGGTKAIEQSTDPMIELARLVDPPSRALRKKYEEEVQEPLRQAYSKIAAARFAITGTDTYPDATFTLRLAFGVVRGFTDEGQTIPPWTTMAGAFERAAEHKNQEPFRLPESWLKHKDRIDLKTPMDFICTADIIGGNSGSPVVNRRGELVGLIFDGNIQSLVLDFVYTDEKARAVAVDARAIVEALRKIYDAGEIADEIAGKTRVAEKPAR
- a CDS encoding oligopeptide transporter, OPT family, producing the protein MSTKTTERPTGQRSGGSEHKPYVPDEARVPEFTWGAVIVGSLLGIVFGASSLYLTLKVGLTVSASIPVAVLAITLSRVASRLLGIRRTTILENNIVQTAGSSGESIAFGVGVTMPALMILGAEMDVGRVMVVAVLGGLLGILMMIPLRRAFIVKQHDTLKYPEGTACADVLIVGEQGGTSAKTVFIGFGLAFVYKFLMDGLKFWNGTPTRVLKWYKGAVAAMEVDPVLLGVGYIIGTHISCIMMAGGLLTYFVLMPAIHLFGDQLDAPVYPARMAIHAMGATELRENFTLYIGAGAVTAGGIISLFQSLPLIVRSLVSGIRDMSATRRGNGGGAVRRTDRDMPMWLVGVGSLALVGAIWSTTPMHEHFAWIPKLEMNPLGAVLIVLFGFLFVTVSSRLTGEIGSSSNPISGMTVATLLLTCLVFLAMGWTTTEDRLAALSVAAVVCVAASNGGTTSQDLKTGYLVGSTPRLQQWAIVIGTLTSALVIGVILIALNSASTIYSKRNLPVPAQPLDVSKLTDQGRAPDDGTVYHIWRPTEGNAERVPPGKYLVDDGGRIRYLVDPGINGRLKQRDDGTEVLKYDAPKAKLMALVTDGILNQKLPWTLVLLGVSISVVLELCGVPSLPFAVGVYLPISTSTPIFLGGLIRFVADKFGKSARAQGRTESESDMSPGVLFSTGFIAGGSVGGVLIAFFSFSDAIPNWLGQWQYRQVAVSEAPSFQAQMDQVAAHELGLTMPTEIKTDEDKQYLKAIQGLTYEIIELNRDQLARLAPVAAGIVLKLPSDETYRVPRNETLGAISKELFKTEDKAQQLLEFNESVIPLPDRLPPDTRLKLPQHTWPSLAAFGVLALLLLAVGLGWLFSGGPSATTTPKRPAAPPGQDSGGAAIRKPPDKR
- a CDS encoding NIPSNAP family protein — its product is MTSSPFLAAIDLAITASATLFATDSPKDTRCFELRVYTAADGKLDALHARFRDHTCKLFEKHGMTNIGYWVPLENTEHKLYYILAYPSRDARAKSWKEFMADPDWKAAQAASEKDGKLVTHVESTFLHATDFSPEIKPATDGEPRVFELRTYTASPGNLELLHARFRDHTIALFAKHGMTNLGYWSLDADQKGAGDTLVYLLAHKSKQARDDSFKVFGADPEWQAAKAASEKAGRGSLTAPDGVKSVLLSPTDYSPTK